One window from the genome of Paracoccus zhejiangensis encodes:
- a CDS encoding glycosyltransferase family 4 protein: protein MSRILFYIPAINAPVGGAGVLLEWAAWLGQEGYAVGLFSDEPGQTYPYIAHDLTVGYEPVVKHRKMAWLPLRQRLRTPGYWTPTPSARNVRPDDLIVVPEFAAELIIRSFPENRRVLVVQAQDWLVNGSLTRDYIASNFEAVIATSQICSDAIELLGLPPALRVPLAIDRSLFAFGEAKKQVIAYMPRRRGAEVRLIVDALKMRGKLQDFEFRPLDGMTRAEVAANLRDALVFLAFSQSEGFGLPPAEAMASGCLVIGYTGAGGDEYFDGDVGFPISDGNVGAYVRKVEEVVQRHRADPAALDAMRRRASARILEVYDPAGSRAALLAAFAGIAGEVRAAM, encoded by the coding sequence GTGTCGCGCATTCTGTTTTACATTCCAGCGATCAATGCGCCGGTCGGCGGCGCGGGCGTTCTGCTCGAATGGGCGGCATGGCTCGGCCAAGAAGGCTATGCGGTGGGGTTGTTCAGCGACGAGCCTGGACAGACATACCCCTATATCGCGCATGACCTGACCGTCGGCTACGAGCCGGTGGTGAAGCACAGAAAGATGGCCTGGCTGCCCTTGCGACAGCGTTTGCGAACACCCGGGTACTGGACACCGACCCCGTCCGCGCGCAACGTTCGTCCCGACGATCTGATCGTGGTTCCCGAGTTCGCCGCCGAGTTGATAATCCGGTCTTTCCCGGAAAATCGCCGCGTTCTGGTGGTGCAGGCACAGGATTGGCTCGTCAACGGGAGCCTGACCCGCGACTATATCGCCAGCAACTTCGAGGCGGTCATCGCGACCTCGCAGATCTGCAGTGACGCGATCGAGCTGTTGGGACTGCCGCCAGCCTTGCGGGTTCCGCTGGCCATCGACCGCAGCCTGTTTGCGTTCGGTGAGGCGAAGAAACAGGTCATTGCCTATATGCCGCGCCGCCGTGGCGCAGAAGTCAGACTGATCGTGGATGCCCTGAAGATGCGCGGCAAGCTGCAGGACTTCGAGTTCCGTCCGCTGGACGGGATGACCCGCGCCGAAGTCGCGGCCAATCTGCGCGACGCGCTGGTCTTTCTGGCCTTCTCGCAGTCCGAGGGTTTCGGCCTGCCGCCGGCCGAGGCCATGGCCAGCGGTTGCCTGGTGATCGGCTATACCGGCGCGGGCGGCGATGAGTATTTCGACGGTGATGTGGGATTTCCGATCTCGGACGGCAATGTCGGCGCCTATGTGCGCAAGGTCGAAGAGGTCGTTCAGCGCCATCGCGCCGATCCCGCGGCACTGGACGCGATGCGGCGCCGGGCCTCGGCGAGAATCCTCGAAGTCTATGATCCGGCGGGGTCACGGGCGGCGCTTCTCGCGGCGTTCGCGGGGATCGCAGGGGAGGTCCGGGCGGCCATGTAG
- the rplL gene encoding 50S ribosomal protein L7/L12 → MADLKKLAEEIVGLTLLQAQELKTILKDEYGIEPAAGGAVMMAGPAAGAAEAAEEKTEFDVVLTDAGANKINVIKEVRAITGLGLKEAKDLVEAGGKVKEAAAKDEAEELKKKLEAAGAKVELK, encoded by the coding sequence ATGGCTGATCTGAAAAAACTCGCCGAAGAAATCGTGGGCCTGACCCTGCTGCAAGCCCAGGAACTGAAAACCATCCTGAAAGACGAATACGGCATCGAGCCCGCCGCTGGTGGCGCCGTCATGATGGCCGGCCCGGCTGCTGGTGCTGCCGAAGCCGCTGAAGAGAAAACCGAATTCGACGTCGTTCTGACCGATGCCGGCGCCAACAAGATCAACGTGATCAAAGAAGTGCGCGCCATCACCGGTCTTGGCCTGAAAGAAGCCAAGGACCTGGTCGAAGCCGGTGGCAAAGTCAAAGAAGCTGCTGCCAAGGACGAAGCCGAAGAGCTGAAGAAGAAGCTCGAAGCGGCTGGCGCCAAGGTCGAGCTGAAGTAA
- the rplJ gene encoding 50S ribosomal protein L10 has product MDRAQKEQLVEELGQIFESSGVVVVAHYEGMTVAQMQDLRTRMREEGGAVRVAKNKLAKIALEGKPCASIADYLTGMTVLTYSEDPVAAAKVADKYAKDNDKFVILGGAMGDTALDPAGVKAVAAMPSREELIASIVASIGAPASNIAGAIGAPASNIAGILTTLEEREAA; this is encoded by the coding sequence GTGGATAGAGCACAGAAAGAACAGCTGGTCGAAGAACTCGGCCAGATCTTTGAAAGCTCTGGCGTCGTGGTGGTTGCCCACTACGAGGGGATGACGGTTGCGCAGATGCAAGACCTTCGCACGCGCATGCGTGAAGAAGGTGGCGCGGTGCGCGTTGCCAAGAACAAGCTCGCCAAGATCGCCCTGGAAGGTAAGCCTTGCGCCAGCATCGCCGACTACCTGACGGGCATGACCGTGCTCACCTATTCGGAAGACCCCGTGGCTGCTGCCAAGGTCGCCGACAAATACGCCAAGGATAACGATAAATTCGTCATCCTCGGCGGTGCAATGGGTGACACGGCGCTTGATCCGGCCGGTGTGAAAGCCGTGGCCGCCATGCCGTCGCGCGAGGAGCTTATTGCTTCGATCGTGGCCAGCATTGGCGCCCCCGCCTCGAACATCGCCGGTGCGATTGGCGCGCCTGCTTCGAACATCGCAGGCATCCTCACGACTCTGGAAGAGCGCGAAGCTGCCTGA
- the rplA gene encoding 50S ribosomal protein L1 has translation MAKIAKKKAAARAAFDGKSNLSVADAVKLVKDNATAKFDETVEIAMNLGVDPRHADQMVRGVVTLPAGTGKDVRVAVFARGPKADEAKAAGADIVGAEDLMESIQGGKIDFDRCIATPDMMALVGRLGKILGPRNLMPNPRVGTVTMDVKAAVEAAKGGEVQFKAEKAGVVHAGIGKVSFSADKLAENLRAFVEAVGRAKPTGAKGTYMKKVSISSTMGPGVSVDIADATGN, from the coding sequence ATGGCAAAGATCGCAAAGAAAAAAGCCGCCGCCCGCGCCGCTTTCGACGGCAAGTCGAACCTGTCGGTCGCCGATGCGGTGAAACTGGTCAAGGACAATGCCACCGCGAAATTCGACGAAACCGTCGAGATCGCGATGAACCTGGGCGTTGACCCGCGCCACGCCGACCAGATGGTCCGCGGCGTCGTCACGCTGCCCGCCGGCACCGGCAAGGACGTTCGCGTCGCCGTTTTCGCCCGTGGCCCCAAGGCTGACGAAGCCAAGGCCGCCGGTGCGGATATCGTTGGCGCCGAAGACCTGATGGAAAGCATTCAGGGCGGCAAGATCGACTTCGATCGCTGCATCGCCACGCCGGACATGATGGCGCTGGTTGGCCGCCTGGGCAAGATCCTGGGCCCGCGCAACCTGATGCCGAACCCGCGCGTCGGTACTGTGACGATGGACGTGAAAGCGGCCGTCGAAGCTGCCAAGGGCGGTGAAGTCCAGTTCAAGGCCGAGAAGGCTGGCGTCGTCCATGCCGGCATCGGCAAGGTGTCGTTCAGCGCCGACAAGCTGGCCGAGAACCTGCGCGCCTTTGTCGAGGCTGTCGGCCGTGCCAAGCCCACGGGCGCGAAAGGGACCTATATGAAAAAGGTCTCGATCAGCTCGACCATGGGCCCGGGCGTGTCGGTCGATATCGCCGACGCCACCGGCAACTGA
- the rplK gene encoding 50S ribosomal protein L11 has product MAKKIVGSLKLQIKAQEATPSPPVGPALGQRGINIMEFCKAFNARTQEMTKGSPVPVVITYYQDKSFTFETKTSPASYLLKQAAGLKPVGKRNRAKGSDKPGRTVAGTVTVKQVREIAEAKMKDLSANDVDQAMKIILGSARSIGIEVKG; this is encoded by the coding sequence ATGGCCAAGAAAATCGTCGGCAGCCTGAAGCTGCAAATCAAGGCGCAGGAAGCGACCCCTTCGCCCCCGGTCGGCCCGGCTCTGGGTCAGCGCGGGATCAACATCATGGAATTCTGCAAGGCGTTCAACGCCCGCACGCAGGAAATGACCAAGGGTTCGCCCGTCCCGGTGGTGATCACCTATTACCAGGACAAGTCGTTCACCTTCGAGACCAAGACCTCGCCGGCCTCCTATCTGCTGAAGCAGGCCGCTGGCCTGAAGCCGGTCGGCAAGCGCAACCGCGCCAAGGGTTCGGACAAGCCGGGCCGCACGGTCGCTGGCACCGTCACCGTCAAGCAGGTGCGCGAGATCGCCGAAGCCAAGATGAAAGACCTGTCGGCCAATGACGTCGATCAGGCGATGAAGATCATCCTGGGCTCGGCCCGCTCGATCGGTATCGAGGTGAAAGGCTAA
- the nusG gene encoding transcription termination/antitermination protein NusG, with the protein MAKRWYSVSVLSNFEKKVAEAIRQAVAEKGLEELIDEVLVPTEEVIEIRRGKKVTSERRFMPGYVLVHMDMSDRTYHLVNSINRVTGFLGAQGKPMPMRDDEVNTILHRTSDGEKAAPRNLIRFDVGETVNVTDGPFEGFSGMVEEVDEISSRIKVTVSIFGRPTPVELEFTQVSKTA; encoded by the coding sequence ATGGCAAAGCGTTGGTACTCCGTCAGCGTCCTGTCGAACTTCGAGAAAAAGGTCGCCGAGGCGATCCGTCAGGCCGTGGCCGAAAAGGGTCTGGAAGAACTGATCGACGAAGTTCTGGTGCCGACCGAGGAAGTGATCGAGATCCGCCGCGGCAAAAAGGTGACCTCCGAGCGTCGCTTCATGCCGGGTTACGTGCTGGTTCACATGGACATGTCGGACCGCACCTATCACCTGGTGAACTCGATCAACCGCGTGACCGGGTTCCTCGGTGCGCAGGGCAAGCCGATGCCGATGCGGGATGACGAGGTGAACACCATCCTCCACCGCACGAGCGATGGCGAGAAGGCCGCGCCGCGCAACCTGATCCGCTTCGACGTGGGCGAGACGGTGAACGTGACCGACGGTCCGTTCGAGGGTTTTTCGGGCATGGTGGAAGAAGTCGACGAGATCTCGTCGCGCATCAAGGTCACCGTGTCGATCTTTGGCCGGCCGACGCCGGTCGAACTGGAATTCACGCAGGTCTCCAAGACCGCGTGA
- the secE gene encoding preprotein translocase subunit SecE: protein MANPVQFIAQVRAEAAKITWPTRREVVTTTIMVLIMAALTSVFFFLVDLIIRFGLTEGLKAISG, encoded by the coding sequence GTGGCCAACCCAGTCCAGTTCATCGCGCAGGTGCGCGCCGAGGCCGCCAAGATCACCTGGCCCACGCGCCGCGAGGTCGTCACCACCACCATCATGGTGCTGATCATGGCCGCGCTGACCAGCGTGTTCTTCTTTCTGGTCGACCTGATCATCCGGTTCGGTCTGACCGAGGGCCTCAAGGCGATCAGCGGCTAA
- a CDS encoding sulfite exporter TauE/SafE family protein, translating into MEDSFLLFALVGFLAQIVDGALGMAYGVVSSSVLLSFGVTPAAASAAVHAAECFTTGASAASHVWHRNVNWRLFWALMPAGVLGGVLGAYLLTSFDAGFMRPIVAGYLGIMGLYILWRAYHYPDQYREHSRGFAGGLGVVGGFMDAAGGGGWGPVVSTGLLGTGGAPRPVIGTVNTAEFFLTLAVSVAFLGALLTGHWQSEDGLAGHGSAILGLIVGGLIAAPLAGYVIRVIPHRVLLVIVGLLICALSIYQTSRLL; encoded by the coding sequence ATGGAAGATTCGTTTCTGCTGTTCGCGCTGGTGGGCTTTCTGGCCCAGATCGTCGATGGCGCATTGGGCATGGCTTATGGGGTGGTGTCCTCCTCGGTGCTGCTCAGCTTTGGCGTGACGCCCGCGGCGGCCTCGGCGGCGGTCCATGCGGCAGAGTGCTTTACCACCGGGGCCAGCGCCGCCAGCCATGTCTGGCATCGCAACGTCAACTGGCGGCTGTTCTGGGCGCTGATGCCCGCAGGCGTGCTGGGCGGGGTGCTGGGCGCCTATCTGCTGACCAGCTTCGATGCCGGCTTCATGCGTCCGATCGTCGCGGGCTATCTGGGGATCATGGGCCTCTATATCCTCTGGCGCGCCTATCACTATCCCGACCAGTATCGCGAGCATTCGCGCGGCTTTGCCGGTGGGCTTGGCGTGGTCGGCGGGTTCATGGACGCGGCGGGTGGTGGCGGCTGGGGGCCGGTGGTCTCGACCGGTCTGCTGGGCACCGGCGGCGCGCCGCGCCCGGTGATCGGCACCGTCAACACCGCCGAGTTCTTCCTGACGCTCGCGGTCTCGGTGGCCTTCCTTGGCGCGCTTCTGACCGGGCATTGGCAAAGCGAGGATGGGCTGGCCGGGCATGGCAGCGCCATTCTGGGCCTGATCGTCGGTGGGCTGATCGCCGCACCGCTGGCCGGCTATGTCATCCGCGTCATTCCGCACCGGGTGTTGCTGGTCATCGTCGGGCTGCTGATCTGCGCCCTGTCGATCTACCAGACCTCGCGTCTGCTGTGA
- a CDS encoding RrF2 family transcriptional regulator, producing the protein MLSQKARYAFHAMTYLARKGEPASVAEIAASEGMPAKFLEQVMAALKAGGLVASRRGAGGGYRLARPAVEISFAAIMRCIDGPLALAPCASQHAYGPCADCKTPEACEIRQVLISVRDTTALLLEGTSLAEMIGGRKISFI; encoded by the coding sequence ATGCTGTCCCAGAAAGCCCGCTACGCCTTCCACGCCATGACCTATCTTGCCCGCAAGGGCGAGCCGGCATCGGTTGCCGAGATTGCCGCCTCTGAAGGGATGCCGGCGAAGTTTCTGGAACAGGTGATGGCCGCGCTGAAGGCTGGCGGGCTGGTGGCATCCCGTCGCGGGGCAGGGGGCGGCTATCGGCTGGCCCGGCCTGCCGTCGAGATCAGTTTTGCCGCCATCATGCGCTGCATCGACGGACCCTTGGCTCTGGCCCCCTGTGCCAGCCAACACGCCTATGGCCCCTGCGCCGATTGCAAGACCCCCGAGGCCTGCGAGATCCGGCAGGTGCTGATCTCCGTGCGCGATACAACCGCGCTGTTGTTGGAAGGCACATCGCTGGCCGAGATGATCGGCGGACGGAAGATCTCGTTCATCTGA